A part of Streptomyces sp. NBC_00557 genomic DNA contains:
- the fdh gene encoding formate dehydrogenase has product MGVRTWIGSWPVYRQLTGTDPLGRGAAAKSGRSERLTPRVADADRVVKSVCPYCAVGCGQNVYVQDGKVTQIEGDPDSPVSRGRLCPKGSASLQLTTGEAREHQVLYRRPHGTEWERLDLDTAMDMIADRVIEARRAGWQWEVDETRTRRTLGIASLGGATLDNEENYLIKKLFTALGAIQIENQARVUHSSTVPGLGTSFGRGGATTFQQDLQNADCIVIEGSNMAECHPVGFQWVMEAKARGAKVIHVDPRFTRTSALADVHVPLRAGTDIAFLGGIIHYVLEHEKYFRDYLVAYSNAPVILREDFRDTEDLAGVFSGLDARNRSYDNGSWQYEGTEVQAASGERDQEYEKRTRGGSSVTDAARGEAHGSGGAVIGEGKPERDETLTHPRCVFQLLRRHYARYTPEMVEQVCGVPRDLFRQVCELVTENSGRDRTTAFAYSVGWTQHTVGVQYIRAASVLQTLLGNIGRPGGGILALRGHASIQGSTDIPTLFNLLPGYIPMPHAHQNQDLEAFVQADAAHKGYWGNMRSYLVSLLKAYWGDAARADNDFCFDYLPRLTGSHSTYETAMAQREGTCKGYFLYGENPAVGHANSKLMRLGMANLDWLVVRDFSLIESATWWKDGPEIDTGELRTEDIRTEVFFLPAAAHTEKDGSFTNTQRLLQWHHQAVEPPGEARSDLWFTYHLGRIIREKLAGSADEMDRPVLDLAWDYPTKGRLAEPDAEAVLAEINGRDAEGRPLSSYEELKDDGSTACGCWIYCGVYADGVNQAARRKPGREQDWVAAEWAWAWPANRRILYNRASADPQGRPWSERKALVWWDAEKGQWTGHDVPDFKKDKSPDHEPPEDATGPEALTGTDAFIMQADGKAWLYVPSGLTDGPLPAHYEPQDSPFANLLYDQQRNPVRQLMPTVPDNRYQPSGDEPGSEVFPYVATTYRLTEHHTAGGMSRWQPYLAELQPEFFCEVSPELAAERGLEHTGWATIVSARGVIEARVLVTDRMAPLTVQGRRLHQVGLPYHWGPNGYSTGDAANELLHLSLDPNTHIQETKAFAVDIRPGRRPRGPASVELVRAYRTRAGIDEHTGTEP; this is encoded by the coding sequence GTGGGCGTACGCACCTGGATCGGCTCCTGGCCGGTCTACCGCCAGTTGACGGGCACCGATCCGCTGGGCCGGGGCGCGGCGGCGAAGAGCGGGCGCAGTGAGCGCCTCACGCCGCGCGTGGCCGACGCCGATCGTGTGGTGAAGTCCGTCTGCCCGTACTGTGCGGTCGGCTGCGGCCAGAACGTGTACGTCCAGGACGGCAAGGTCACCCAGATCGAGGGCGACCCGGACTCCCCCGTCTCGCGCGGCCGGCTGTGCCCCAAGGGCTCGGCGAGCCTGCAGCTGACCACCGGGGAAGCCCGCGAACACCAGGTGCTCTACCGGCGCCCGCACGGCACCGAGTGGGAGCGCCTCGACCTGGACACGGCGATGGACATGATCGCCGACCGGGTGATCGAAGCCCGCCGCGCGGGCTGGCAGTGGGAGGTCGACGAGACCCGCACCCGGCGCACGCTCGGCATCGCGAGCCTGGGCGGGGCCACCCTCGACAACGAAGAGAACTACCTGATCAAGAAGCTGTTCACGGCGCTCGGAGCGATCCAGATCGAGAACCAGGCGCGCGTTTGACACTCCTCCACCGTTCCCGGTCTGGGAACCTCGTTCGGACGCGGCGGCGCGACCACCTTCCAGCAGGACCTGCAGAACGCGGACTGCATCGTCATCGAGGGATCGAACATGGCCGAGTGCCATCCGGTCGGGTTCCAGTGGGTGATGGAGGCCAAGGCGCGGGGCGCGAAGGTGATCCACGTCGACCCGCGCTTCACCCGCACCAGCGCGCTGGCCGACGTCCATGTGCCGCTGCGCGCGGGCACGGACATCGCCTTCCTCGGCGGGATCATCCACTACGTGCTGGAACACGAGAAGTACTTCCGCGACTACCTCGTGGCCTACAGCAACGCCCCGGTGATCCTGCGCGAGGACTTCCGCGACACCGAGGACCTGGCGGGGGTCTTCTCGGGCCTCGACGCCCGGAACCGGTCCTACGACAACGGCAGCTGGCAGTACGAGGGCACGGAGGTCCAGGCGGCCTCCGGTGAGCGCGACCAGGAGTACGAGAAGCGCACCCGCGGCGGCAGCTCGGTGACCGACGCGGCGCGCGGCGAGGCGCACGGCTCCGGCGGCGCGGTCATCGGCGAGGGCAAGCCGGAGCGGGACGAGACCCTGACCCATCCGCGGTGTGTGTTCCAGCTGCTCAGGCGGCACTACGCCCGCTACACGCCGGAGATGGTGGAGCAGGTCTGCGGGGTGCCGCGGGACCTCTTCCGGCAGGTGTGCGAGCTGGTCACGGAGAACTCCGGCCGCGACCGGACCACGGCGTTCGCCTACTCGGTCGGCTGGACGCAGCACACGGTGGGCGTGCAGTACATCCGTGCGGCGTCCGTGCTGCAGACCCTGCTCGGCAACATCGGCCGCCCGGGCGGCGGCATCCTCGCGCTGCGCGGGCACGCCTCCATCCAGGGCTCCACGGACATCCCGACCCTGTTCAACCTGCTGCCGGGCTACATCCCGATGCCGCACGCGCACCAGAACCAGGACCTGGAGGCGTTCGTGCAGGCCGATGCGGCCCACAAGGGCTACTGGGGCAACATGCGCTCGTACCTGGTGAGTCTGCTCAAGGCGTACTGGGGCGACGCGGCGAGGGCCGACAACGACTTCTGCTTCGACTATCTGCCCCGGCTGACCGGCAGCCACTCGACGTACGAGACGGCCATGGCCCAGCGGGAGGGCACCTGCAAGGGCTACTTCCTGTACGGCGAGAACCCGGCGGTCGGCCACGCCAACTCCAAGCTGATGCGGCTCGGCATGGCGAACCTGGACTGGCTGGTGGTGCGCGACTTCTCTCTGATCGAGTCGGCGACCTGGTGGAAGGACGGGCCCGAGATCGACACCGGTGAACTGCGCACCGAGGACATCCGCACCGAGGTGTTCTTCCTGCCGGCCGCCGCGCACACCGAGAAGGACGGAAGCTTCACCAACACCCAGCGGCTGCTGCAGTGGCACCACCAGGCGGTCGAGCCGCCCGGCGAGGCGCGCAGCGACCTGTGGTTCACCTACCACCTGGGGCGGATCATCCGGGAGAAGCTCGCGGGATCCGCCGACGAGATGGACCGGCCGGTGCTCGACCTGGCCTGGGACTACCCGACGAAGGGCCGGCTCGCCGAACCGGACGCGGAGGCCGTGCTCGCCGAGATCAACGGCCGGGACGCCGAGGGCCGTCCGCTGTCCTCGTACGAGGAGCTGAAGGACGACGGCTCGACCGCCTGCGGCTGCTGGATCTACTGCGGGGTGTACGCCGACGGCGTCAACCAGGCCGCCCGCCGCAAACCGGGTCGGGAGCAGGACTGGGTGGCGGCCGAGTGGGCGTGGGCCTGGCCGGCCAACCGCCGGATCCTGTACAACCGCGCCTCCGCCGACCCGCAGGGCAGGCCGTGGAGCGAGCGCAAGGCGCTGGTGTGGTGGGACGCGGAGAAGGGCCAGTGGACCGGGCACGACGTGCCCGACTTCAAGAAGGACAAGTCGCCCGATCACGAGCCGCCCGAGGACGCGACCGGCCCGGAGGCGCTGACCGGCACGGACGCGTTCATCATGCAGGCCGACGGCAAGGCCTGGCTGTACGTGCCGTCCGGCCTCACCGACGGCCCGCTGCCCGCCCACTACGAGCCGCAGGACTCGCCGTTCGCGAACCTGCTCTACGACCAGCAGCGCAATCCGGTACGGCAGTTGATGCCGACGGTGCCCGACAACCGCTACCAGCCGAGCGGTGACGAGCCGGGCTCCGAGGTGTTCCCGTACGTCGCCACCACCTACCGGCTCACGGAGCACCACACGGCGGGCGGCATGTCCCGCTGGCAGCCGTATCTCGCCGAGCTGCAGCCGGAGTTCTTCTGCGAGGTGTCCCCCGAGCTGGCGGCCGAGCGGGGCCTGGAGCACACCGGGTGGGCGACGATCGTCAGCGCGCGCGGGGTGATCGAGGCGCGGGTGCTGGTGACGGACCGGATGGCGCCGCTGACGGTGCAGGGCCGCCGGCTGCACCAGGTCGGGCTGCCGTACCACTGGGGGCCCAACGGCTACAGCACCGGGGACGCGGCCAACGAGCTGCTGCATCTGTCCCTGGACCCGAACACCCACATCCAGGAGACGAAGGCGTTCGCCGTGGACATCCGCCCGGGCCGCAGGCCCCGGGGCCCGGCGTCCGTCGAGCTGGTGCGGGCCTACCGGACGCGGGCGGGCATCGACGAGCACACCGGAACGGAGCCTTAG
- a CDS encoding cytochrome c oxidase subunit II — translation MRQRQIFGSVFALEAVVAGGVFLVILGVLAWALARRRSEASDRPERPRLEAFYVGALAAFAVFLVAWTAWQNHREHHAADPAPLRVDVTGFQWCWTFGYPRSPAHRSVTGTCKGKDIPTLVVPAGRTVQLRLTSRDVIHSLWVPDLRYKMDAFPHHVNTFTLTLDRAGRWRGRCAEFCGQRHATMDFWIKAVPPREYDRWAHGGSAAV, via the coding sequence GTGAGACAGCGTCAGATCTTCGGCAGCGTCTTCGCGCTGGAGGCGGTCGTCGCCGGCGGTGTGTTCCTGGTGATCCTCGGCGTGCTCGCCTGGGCGCTGGCCCGGCGCCGCTCCGAGGCCTCGGACCGGCCCGAACGGCCCCGGCTGGAGGCCTTCTACGTCGGCGCCCTCGCCGCCTTCGCGGTCTTCCTGGTGGCCTGGACCGCCTGGCAGAACCACCGCGAACACCACGCTGCCGACCCCGCACCGCTGCGCGTCGACGTCACCGGCTTCCAGTGGTGCTGGACCTTCGGCTATCCGCGGTCCCCGGCGCACCGCAGCGTCACCGGCACCTGCAAGGGCAAGGACATCCCCACGCTCGTCGTGCCGGCCGGCCGCACGGTGCAGCTGCGCCTCACCTCCCGCGACGTCATCCACTCCCTCTGGGTGCCGGACCTGCGGTACAAGATGGACGCCTTCCCGCACCACGTGAACACCTTCACCCTCACCCTGGACCGGGCGGGCCGCTGGCGCGGGCGGTGCGCGGAGTTCTGCGGACAGCGGCACGCCACCATGGACTTCTGGATCAAGGCGGTCCCGCCCCGGGAGTACGACCGCTGGGCGCACGGCGGGAGCGCTGCCGTATGA
- a CDS encoding cytochrome c oxidase subunit I, whose protein sequence is MTVAPPAAEQRGDAGRPVPPGGWLGWVSTTDHKRIGLLTAGTSLVLMLVYGVFALFMRSQLAQPEESLLTPQTYDQLFTIHGSGMIYMVMTPFAVGMGVYLVPLQIGAPGMALPRLTLLGYWLYVFGALTMLAGFATPTGAAADGWFSYPPMADSTHSPGAGTDLWIAGVLLAVTGTILMGWAVLWTVLRRRTRGMTMLRLPVFCWSMVATCLMVIGAFPALLAALVLLAVGRADPSVFASNVWNIGYQHIFWFYGHPVVYVMFFPYLAAVAEVLAVFSGRRFFGYKGTALSLLVFAALSMSVWGHHMFATGQAANDYYSLTSIALLVPAGVEYFGMLGTLLGGRLRLRTPMLFALAFVPQFLIGGLTGIMVGTPVIDYHVTDSYFVVAHLHYVLFAGSAFGLFAAVYFWFPKVTGVLLDEGMGRAHFWLLVVGTNLTFLPMFALGYLGMPRRVATYAAFDGFGLLNLLATVGAGFLAAGMTVFAVNVLWTLRRRSLGRAEPAGDDPWEAHTLEWATTSPPPRLNFPADRPLPPVSSFAPLLDLRQRGRSGT, encoded by the coding sequence ATGACGGTCGCGCCACCCGCCGCCGAGCAGCGCGGCGACGCGGGCCGCCCGGTGCCGCCGGGCGGCTGGCTCGGCTGGGTCTCCACCACCGACCACAAGCGCATCGGCCTGCTGACCGCCGGCACCTCCCTGGTCCTCATGCTGGTCTACGGCGTCTTCGCCCTCTTCATGCGCAGCCAGCTCGCCCAGCCCGAAGAGAGCCTCCTGACCCCGCAGACGTACGACCAGCTGTTCACCATCCACGGCTCCGGCATGATCTACATGGTCATGACCCCGTTCGCCGTCGGCATGGGCGTCTACCTGGTGCCGCTGCAGATCGGTGCCCCCGGCATGGCGCTGCCCCGCCTGACCCTGCTCGGTTACTGGCTCTACGTGTTCGGCGCGCTCACCATGCTGGCCGGCTTCGCCACCCCCACCGGGGCGGCGGCCGACGGCTGGTTCTCCTATCCGCCGATGGCCGACAGCACGCACTCGCCGGGCGCCGGCACCGACCTGTGGATCGCGGGCGTCCTTCTCGCGGTCACCGGCACCATCCTGATGGGCTGGGCGGTGCTGTGGACCGTGCTGCGCCGCCGCACCCGCGGGATGACCATGCTCCGGCTGCCGGTCTTCTGCTGGTCGATGGTCGCCACCTGCCTGATGGTCATCGGCGCCTTCCCGGCGCTGCTCGCCGCGCTCGTCCTGCTCGCCGTGGGCCGGGCCGATCCCTCGGTCTTCGCCTCCAACGTGTGGAACATCGGCTACCAGCACATCTTCTGGTTCTACGGCCATCCCGTCGTGTACGTGATGTTCTTCCCGTATCTGGCCGCCGTCGCCGAGGTGCTGGCGGTGTTCTCCGGACGCCGCTTCTTCGGCTACAAGGGCACCGCGCTGTCGCTGCTGGTGTTCGCCGCGCTCTCGATGAGCGTGTGGGGCCACCACATGTTCGCCACCGGCCAGGCGGCGAACGACTACTACTCGCTGACCTCCATCGCCCTGCTCGTCCCGGCGGGGGTCGAGTACTTCGGCATGCTCGGCACGCTCCTCGGCGGCCGGCTGCGGCTGCGCACGCCGATGCTGTTCGCGCTCGCCTTCGTCCCGCAGTTCCTGATCGGCGGCCTCACCGGCATCATGGTCGGCACCCCGGTGATCGACTACCACGTCACCGACAGCTACTTCGTGGTGGCCCATCTGCACTACGTGCTCTTCGCGGGCAGCGCGTTCGGCCTCTTCGCCGCCGTGTACTTCTGGTTCCCGAAGGTCACCGGCGTCCTGCTCGACGAAGGCATGGGCCGCGCGCACTTCTGGCTGCTGGTGGTCGGCACCAACCTGACGTTCCTGCCGATGTTCGCCCTCGGCTACCTCGGCATGCCCCGCCGGGTCGCCACCTACGCGGCCTTCGACGGCTTCGGCCTGCTGAACCTGCTCGCGACCGTCGGCGCCGGCTTCCTCGCCGCCGGCATGACCGTGTTCGCCGTCAACGTGCTGTGGACCCTGCGCAGGCGCTCGCTGGGCCGGGCGGAACCGGCCGGTGACGACCCGTGGGAGGCGCACACCCTGGAGTGGGCGACCACCTCCCCGCCCCCGCGGCTGAACTTCCCGGCCGACCGACCGCTCCCGCCGGTCAGCAGCTTCGCCCCGCTGCTGGACCTGCGGCAGCGGGGGAGGAGCGGCACGTGA
- a CDS encoding MFS transporter yields MTGSVAGGRHQDDPEAGHAPDPNRWRALWVTLVAGFMSLLDVTIVAVALPTVQRDLHASPAQVQWVVSGYALTFGLALVTAGRLGDALDRRRIFLLALSGFVLFSAACGAAPDITLLVVARLAQGLAAGFMAPQNSALIQQMFRGAERGRAFGFFGATVGLSAATGPITGGAILALASGPAGWRWIFYVNVPIGVLAVLLGRRLLPRTRRSGRGHLDVPGILLLGLGVLALMYPLVQADSGGIGRVWWLFPAGAAILCVFAWWQRRLVARDVQPLLDPRLFTTVRGYAVGAGVGTLYFVGFSGVWLVFALFYQHGLGYSPLRSGLAVTPFALGSAGSSVVAGRLVDRLGRLLTVCGLTAVIVGLGGTALLLRLAPLGVAPWAAVPVLFLAGVGSGSVVSPNITMTLRDVPVRMAGAAGGALQTGQRLGAAVGTAALPGIFYLVLGKGGDYRGALATALGAALVGMAASLALAAFDWQRDRRRPRPHGRCPDEVANDPMHSRQT; encoded by the coding sequence GTGACGGGGTCGGTTGCGGGCGGGCGGCACCAGGACGACCCGGAGGCCGGGCACGCGCCGGATCCGAACCGGTGGCGGGCGCTGTGGGTCACCCTGGTGGCCGGCTTCATGAGCCTGCTGGACGTGACGATCGTGGCGGTGGCCCTGCCCACGGTCCAGCGCGATCTGCACGCCTCGCCCGCGCAGGTGCAGTGGGTGGTGTCCGGATACGCCCTCACCTTCGGCCTGGCCCTCGTCACCGCGGGGCGCCTCGGGGACGCCCTCGACCGGCGCCGGATCTTCCTGCTGGCCCTCAGCGGTTTCGTGCTCTTCAGCGCGGCCTGCGGAGCGGCCCCGGACATCACGCTCCTGGTGGTGGCCCGGCTGGCGCAGGGGCTCGCGGCGGGCTTCATGGCGCCGCAGAACTCCGCGCTCATCCAGCAGATGTTCCGCGGCGCCGAGCGCGGGCGCGCCTTCGGCTTCTTCGGCGCCACGGTCGGCCTGTCGGCGGCCACCGGGCCGATCACCGGCGGCGCCATCCTCGCCCTGGCCTCGGGCCCCGCGGGCTGGCGGTGGATCTTCTACGTCAACGTGCCCATCGGCGTCCTGGCCGTGCTCCTCGGCCGCCGCCTGCTGCCCCGCACCCGGCGCTCCGGCCGCGGGCACCTGGACGTGCCGGGGATCCTGCTGCTCGGTCTCGGTGTCCTCGCGCTGATGTACCCGCTGGTCCAGGCTGACTCCGGGGGGATCGGACGCGTGTGGTGGCTGTTCCCGGCCGGCGCGGCGATCCTCTGTGTCTTCGCGTGGTGGCAGCGCCGGCTCGTCGCCCGGGACGTCCAGCCGCTGCTCGACCCGCGCCTGTTCACCACCGTGCGCGGGTACGCCGTCGGGGCCGGCGTCGGCACGCTGTACTTCGTCGGGTTCAGCGGCGTGTGGCTGGTCTTCGCGCTGTTCTACCAGCACGGTCTCGGCTACTCGCCGCTGCGCTCCGGGCTCGCCGTGACCCCGTTCGCACTGGGCTCGGCGGGCTCGTCCGTGGTCGCCGGCCGGCTGGTGGACCGGCTCGGCCGCCTGCTCACCGTGTGCGGTCTGACCGCCGTGATCGTGGGCCTGGGCGGCACCGCGCTGCTGCTCCGCCTCGCGCCCCTCGGCGTCGCGCCCTGGGCCGCCGTTCCGGTCCTGTTCCTGGCGGGGGTGGGCAGCGGCTCCGTCGTCTCCCCCAACATCACCATGACGCTGCGGGACGTGCCGGTGCGCATGGCGGGCGCGGCGGGCGGCGCCCTGCAGACCGGGCAGCGGCTGGGCGCCGCGGTCGGCACCGCCGCCCTGCCCGGCATCTTCTACCTGGTCCTCGGCAAGGGCGGCGACTACCGCGGCGCCCTCGCGACCGCGCTGGGCGCCGCCCTCGTCGGTATGGCGGCCTCCCTGGCGCTCGCGGCGTTCGACTGGCAGCGCGACCGGCGCAGGCCCCGGCCGCACGGGAGGTGCCCGGACGAGGTCGCCAACGACCCCATGCACTCCCGGCAGACGTGA
- a CDS encoding MFS transporter yields MAVTGGESVDPAAMRRHRVLFRAVEKRRHPKLRRSDITVTDEAVVKRATKAAALGNAMEWYDFGIYSYLAGTIGKVFFPSGSATAQLLSSFATFAVAFLVRPLGAMVFGPLGDKIGRRSVLAVTMIMMAAGTFAIGLIPSHDAIGLVAPGLLIFFRLVQGFSTGGEYGGAATFIAEYAPDKRRGYFGSFLEFGTLGGYVGASGLVVVLSGVLTQDQMLHWGWRIPFLVAAPLGFIGLYLRLKLDETPAFLKLEGGRAGASDAAAVETSATADLGKIFTRYWRPLVLCLALVAAYNVTDYMLLSYMPAYLSDELGYGTNRGLLILVLVMVVQMCVINQVGRLSDRFGRRPLLMTGMLGFLVLSVPSYLLIRQGGIALIALGLLLLGLCLVALLGTMSAALPAIFPTHVRYGSLAVAYNLSTSLFGGTTPLVTTALISVFHTTLMPAYYATLAAAVGVVAVLCMKETAQKPLAGSPPCVETDEEAAELVQDQSPRPRF; encoded by the coding sequence ATGGCGGTGACGGGCGGCGAGTCGGTGGACCCGGCGGCGATGAGGCGGCACCGGGTGCTGTTCCGCGCGGTCGAGAAACGACGCCACCCCAAGCTGCGCCGCAGCGACATCACCGTGACCGACGAGGCCGTGGTCAAGCGCGCCACCAAGGCCGCCGCCCTCGGCAACGCGATGGAGTGGTACGACTTCGGCATCTACAGCTATCTGGCCGGCACGATCGGGAAGGTCTTCTTCCCCTCGGGCAGCGCCACCGCCCAGCTCCTCAGCTCCTTCGCGACGTTCGCGGTGGCCTTCCTGGTGCGCCCGCTCGGCGCCATGGTCTTCGGGCCGCTCGGCGACAAGATCGGCCGCAGGAGCGTCCTCGCCGTCACCATGATCATGATGGCGGCGGGGACCTTCGCCATCGGCCTCATCCCCTCGCACGACGCCATCGGCCTCGTGGCGCCCGGCCTGCTGATCTTCTTCCGGCTGGTGCAGGGCTTCTCCACCGGCGGGGAGTACGGCGGCGCGGCGACCTTCATCGCCGAGTACGCGCCGGACAAACGGCGCGGCTACTTCGGCAGCTTCCTGGAGTTCGGCACGCTCGGCGGGTACGTCGGCGCGTCCGGCCTGGTCGTCGTCCTCAGCGGCGTCCTCACCCAGGACCAGATGCTGCACTGGGGCTGGCGCATCCCCTTCCTGGTCGCGGCCCCGCTCGGCTTCATCGGCCTCTACCTGCGGCTGAAGCTGGACGAGACGCCCGCCTTCCTGAAACTGGAGGGCGGACGGGCCGGTGCGAGCGACGCCGCGGCGGTGGAGACCTCGGCCACCGCCGACCTCGGAAAGATCTTCACCCGCTACTGGCGGCCGCTGGTGCTGTGCCTCGCCCTCGTCGCGGCGTACAACGTCACCGACTACATGCTGCTGTCGTACATGCCGGCGTACCTGTCCGACGAGCTCGGCTACGGCACCAACCGCGGCCTGCTCATCCTGGTCCTGGTGATGGTCGTCCAGATGTGCGTGATCAACCAGGTCGGGCGGCTCTCGGACCGCTTCGGGCGACGGCCGCTGCTGATGACGGGGATGCTCGGCTTCCTCGTCCTGTCCGTGCCGTCGTACCTGCTCATCCGGCAGGGCGGCATCGCCCTGATCGCCCTCGGCCTGCTGCTGCTCGGGCTCTGCCTGGTGGCGCTGCTCGGCACGATGTCCGCGGCGCTTCCGGCGATCTTCCCCACCCACGTCCGCTACGGCTCCCTCGCGGTCGCCTACAACCTCTCCACCTCGCTCTTCGGCGGCACGACCCCCCTGGTGACCACCGCCCTGATCAGCGTCTTCCACACCACGCTCATGCCGGCCTACTACGCCACGCTCGCCGCGGCCGTCGGCGTCGTCGCGGTGCTGTGCATGAAGGAGACCGCCCAGAAGCCCCTGGCCGGCTCGCCGCCGTGCGTGGAGACGGACGAAGAGGCGGCCGAACTGGTCCAGGACCAGTCCCCGCGCCCCCGGTTCTGA
- the nrfD gene encoding NrfD/PsrC family molybdoenzyme membrane anchor subunit — protein sequence MSESDVTRDGVRGARPGRQAPTGAHAGRRRRGRRGRGEQPMVPEAEFSSYYGKPVLNKPTWKPLDIAGYLYLGGLAGASSLLAAGAQASGRPGLAAPAKLGAAGAISVSLAALVHDLGRPARFLNMLRVLKPTSPMSVGSWLLAGYAPLTLTAAATEVAGRYRLLGSAATAASAVLGPAVATYTAVLLADTAVPSWHEGYRELPFVFAGSAATAASGLALAAAPAAQAGPARRLAVLGAALELGAFRAMKRRMGLSAEPFEQGRPHLLLRAAEALTAGGAALALFGGRDRRLLLAAGAALLTGSAALRFGVFHAGVASAQDPKYTVVPQRERLERGR from the coding sequence ATGAGCGAGTCCGACGTCACCCGGGACGGCGTCCGGGGCGCACGGCCCGGCAGGCAGGCGCCGACGGGCGCGCACGCCGGGCGGCGGCGCCGCGGACGGCGCGGGCGCGGCGAGCAGCCGATGGTGCCGGAGGCGGAGTTCTCGTCGTACTACGGCAAGCCGGTGCTGAACAAGCCGACGTGGAAGCCGCTGGACATCGCCGGATACCTGTATCTCGGCGGCCTGGCCGGGGCGTCCTCGCTGCTCGCGGCGGGGGCGCAGGCGAGCGGCCGGCCGGGGCTGGCGGCGCCGGCGAAGCTGGGGGCGGCCGGGGCGATCTCCGTGTCGCTGGCCGCGCTCGTCCACGACCTGGGCCGGCCGGCCCGGTTCCTGAACATGCTGCGCGTGCTGAAGCCCACCTCGCCCATGAGCGTGGGCTCGTGGCTGCTGGCCGGGTACGCGCCGCTGACGCTGACCGCCGCGGCCACCGAGGTGGCTGGCCGGTACCGGCTGCTGGGCTCGGCGGCCACGGCGGCCTCCGCCGTGCTCGGCCCGGCCGTGGCGACGTACACGGCGGTGCTGCTCGCGGACACGGCCGTTCCGTCCTGGCACGAGGGCTACCGCGAGCTGCCCTTCGTCTTCGCGGGCTCCGCCGCGACCGCGGCCTCCGGCCTGGCGCTGGCCGCCGCCCCGGCCGCCCAGGCCGGCCCGGCCCGCCGGCTGGCCGTCCTCGGCGCGGCCCTGGAACTGGGCGCGTTCCGGGCGATGAAGCGGCGCATGGGCCTGTCCGCCGAGCCCTTCGAGCAGGGCAGGCCGCACCTGCTGCTGCGGGCGGCGGAGGCGCTGACGGCGGGCGGTGCGGCCCTGGCCCTGTTCGGCGGGCGGGACCGGCGTCTGTTGCTGGCTGCGGGGGCCGCGCTGCTCACCGGCTCGGCGGCCCTGCGCTTCGGCGTCTTCCACGCCGGGGTGGCCTCGGCTCAGGACCCGAAGTACACGGTCGTGCCGCAGCGGGAGCGGCTGGAGCGCGGGCGCTGA